A window of the Actinomycetota bacterium genome harbors these coding sequences:
- a CDS encoding NAD(P)H-dependent oxidoreductase subunit E translates to MTIAEIEEYLAPMRGEYADPRSLILPALRYAQGHVGWLPAESMAAVAEATGFSQAYVESVASFYDRLYLDETGRYCINVCVTLSCMLRGSDELFGHIADYLGLDGEGTTADGMFTLAKVQCIGACDRAPCLQVDSGMQLGPLEAADATCLIDDLRAEPAPARYDR, encoded by the coding sequence ACGCCGACCCCAGGTCGCTCATCCTCCCCGCGCTGCGATACGCACAGGGCCACGTGGGCTGGCTTCCGGCGGAGTCGATGGCCGCCGTGGCCGAGGCCACCGGGTTCTCGCAGGCCTACGTGGAGAGCGTGGCCAGCTTCTACGACCGGCTCTACCTCGACGAGACCGGGCGCTACTGCATCAACGTGTGCGTGACGCTCTCATGCATGCTGCGCGGATCGGATGAGCTGTTCGGGCACATCGCCGACTACCTGGGGCTGGACGGCGAGGGCACCACGGCTGACGGGATGTTCACGCTGGCCAAGGTGCAGTGCATCGGGGCATGCGACCGCGCACCCTGCCTGCAGGTTGATTCGGGCATGCAGCTGGGCCCGCTGGAGGCGGCCGACGCCACGTGCCTGATCGACGACCTGCGCGCCGAGCCCGCGCCCGCGAGGTACGACCGCTAG